One window of the Epinephelus moara isolate mb chromosome 24, YSFRI_EMoa_1.0, whole genome shotgun sequence genome contains the following:
- the LOC126385992 gene encoding serine/threonine-protein kinase 35-like: MDTIGGDNWRRRTRSARACSKQQTGARADESNVLRCLSVGNTEEGHDMEEDIGLFKQDHLERRVMAPRYNLLREVGRGTYGVVYEAVARRSGAKVAVKKLRCDAPENVELALQEFWALASLEKRHENVVQLEECVLQRNGMAQKMSHGNKRSKQYLRLVETSLKGERVLGPPEEPCYLWFVMEFCEGGDLNHFILSRRPNPQTNNSFMLQLTSAVAFLHENNIVHRDLKPDNILISEKSGSPILKVADFGLSKVCAGLGHTSEGKEGEDKNKNVNVNKYWLSSACGSDFYMAPEVWEGHYTAKADIFALGIIMWAMLERITFIDGESKRELLGTYVRQGVDIVPVGEALLENPKMVLNIPQKRRSCMSDGVRKLLQDMLAVNPQDRPDAFELQARVDQVMCAS; this comes from the exons ATGGATACAATCGGTGGTGATAACTGGCGGAGACGCACGAGAAGCGCGCGAGCCTGCTCCAAGCAACAAACTGGGGCACGAGCTGACGAGTCCAATGTACTGCGGTGTCTGAGCGTTGGAAACACGGAAGAAGGCCATGACATGGAGGAGGACATCGGCCTCTTCAAGCAAGACCATTTGGAGCGAAGGGTTATGGCTCCCCGCTACAACCTGCTGCGTGAGGTGGGAAGGGGAACATACGGCGTGGTGTACGAAGCGGTGGCCCGGAGGTCTGGGGCGAAAGTTGCCGTGAAGAAACTGCGATGCGACGCGCCGGAAAACGTGGAGCTCGCACTGCAGGAGTTCTGGGCGCTGGCCAGCCTGGAGAAACGGCATGAAAATGTAGTGCAGCTTGAAGAGTGTGTGCTCCAGAGGAACGGCATGGCTCAGAAAATGAGTCATGGGAACAAACGGTCCAAACAGTACCTGCGTTTGGTGGAGACTTCACTGAAAG GTGAGAGAGTGCTCGGACCTCCAGAGGAGCCTTGTTACCTCTGGTTTGTCATGGAGTTCTGTGAAGGCGGCGACCTCAACCACTTCATCCTGTCTAGGCGGCCCAACCCACAAACCAACAACAGCTTCATGCTCCAGCTGACCAGTGCTGTTGCTTTCCTGCATGAAAACAACATTGTCCACAGAGACCTCAAACCTGACAACATCCTCATCTCTGAAAAGTCAGGGTCTCCAATTCTCAAGGTGGCTGACTTTGGCCTGAGTAAAGTGTGCGCTGGTTTAGGACACACCAGTGAGGGCAAAGAAGGTGAAGACAAGAACAAAAACGTTAATGTAAACAAGTATTGGTTGTCATCTGCATGTGGCTCGGACTTCTATATGGCTCCCGAGGTGTGGGAGGGCCACTACACAGCCAAGGCTGACATATTTGCCCTTGGCATCATCATGTGGGCCATGTTGGAGAGAATTACCTTCATTGACGGTGAGTCTAAACGGGAGCTCCTGGGTACATATGTGAGACAAGGAGTGGACATTGTGCCAGTGGGTGAGGCACTGCTAGAGAATCCAAAGATGGTACTGAACATCCCACAGAAACGCAGGTCATGCATGTCCGATGGAGTCAGGAAGCTGCTGCAGGACATGCTCGCCGTCAACCCTCAGGACCGGCCAGATGCTTTTGAGCTACAGGCCAGAGTGGACCAGGTCATGTGTGCTTCATGA